The genomic DNA TATTAACTTTAGATTTAATGTCTAAGGTTGCCCGGTCTGCCGGCACGAATCAGTGTTTCCCCGGCTGCCCGGGGTTGTTTTTTATAGCTGCATAGGAGTTGTACAGCGTAATGCAAGAGAACGGCGTTATTGTAATTGGCGGCGGGCCTGCCGGCATGATGGCTGCCGCCAGGGCCGCCGCCCTGGGAGTGCAGGTGTGCTTGCTGGAAAAAAATGATTGCTTAGGGAAGAAAATGTTAATTACCGGCGGCGGCCGCTGCAACCTAACCAATGACACGGATATCCAGACCGTCATAGCCAATATTCCGGGTAACGGGAAATTTGTTTACAGTGCTTTACACCGGTTTACCCCCCAGGATTTGCGGCATTTTTTGCTAAAGTTGGGTGTTCCCACCAAGGTGGAAGACCAGGGCCGGGTGTTTCCGGTCAGTGACCGGGCCGGTCAGGTGGTGCAGGCCTTGGAGCAGTATTTACGGCAGCAGGGGGTAACCGTGCGGTACAAAAGCCAAGTGGACGGTCTGTTAGTCAAAGACCGGCGTTGCCTGGGCGTACAAGCGGGCTCTCACACCTTTCGGGCGGGAGCGGTGGTGCTGGCCACCGGCGGCATGTCTTACCCGCATACCGGCAGTACCGGTGAAGGATATGCCATGGCCCGCCGGTGGGGACACAACATTACCGAACTGTTTCCGGCTGCGGTGGCTGTTACCTGCAACGACGCCTGGATTACCGAACGACAGGTACAGGGCGTTAGTTTGTCCGGTGTGAAGATAGTCTTATCGTAATAACTTCGTATAGCATACATTATACGAAGTTATACGAGAAAATGTTAATTACCGGCGGCGGCCGCTGCAACCTAACCAATGACACGGATATCCAGACCGTCATAGCCAATATTCCGGGTAACGGGAAATTTGTTTACAGTGCTTTACACCGGTTTACCCCCAGGATTTGCGGCATTTTTTGCTAAAGTTGGGTGTTCCCACCAAGGTGGAAGACCAGGGCCGGGTGTTTCCGGTCAGTGACCGGGCCGGTCAGGTGGTGCAGGCCTTGGAGCAGTATTTACGGCAGCAGGGGGTAACCGTGCGGTACAAAAGCCAAGTGGACGGTCTGTTAGTCAAAGACCGGCGTTGCCTGGGCGTACAAGCGGGCTCTCACACCTTTCGGGCGGGAGCGGTGGTGCTGGCCACCGGCGGCATGTCTTACCCGCATACCGGCAGTACCGGTGAAGGATATGCCATGGCCCGCCGGTGGGGACACAACATTACCGAACTGTTTCCGGCTGCGGTGGCTGTTACCTGCAACGACGCCTGGATTACCGAACGACAGGTACAGGGCGTTAGTTTGTCCGGTGTGAAGATAGTCTTATACAATAGTGGGGGAAAAGTAATGGCTGCCGAACAGGGAGATGTTATTTTTACCCACTGGGGTTTGTCCGGTCCCGCCGCCTTGCGGCTGGGGCGGGCCGTAGCACTGGCGCAGCAGCGGCAGCCGGGTGTGATGCTCAAAGGGGAAATGGATATTTTACCTGACCAATCTCCGGATCTGCTGGCCAAGCGCCTGCTGCAAAGGGTGCAAGAAGGCGACCGGCGCTCTTTAAAAAATCTGCTGGCCGACTGGCTGCCGGAACGTTTGGCCAGGGTACTGGTCAAGCTGGCCGATATCAGCCCGGACGCCACCTGGGGACAGGTTGACAAAGGCGCCTGCCAAAGGCTTCTGGCCTTAGTGAAAAAGTTGCCGCTGCAGATTACCGGCACCCGCCCCCTGGCCGAGGCAACCGTAACAGGCGGCGGCATCAATATTAAAGAAATTGACCCGCGAACCATGGGTTCCCGTCTTATTAAAGGTTTGTTTTTGGCCGGCGAGGTATTGGACGTGGATGCCCATACGGGCGGCTATAATATGCAGGTGGCTTTCAGCACCGGCTATGTGGCAGGTGAGTCAGCGGCTGCTTGCTGCAAGGAAACTCTTGACGAAAGAAATACTTTCATGTAAATTACCATTAAATAAAAAATATTAAAAGTCTTATCAAGAGTGGTGGAGGGACTGGCCCAATGAAGCCCGGCAACCGGCCTATTTCTGGCGGCGGTGCCAACTCCTGCAGGATTAGTTCCTGAGAGATAAGGTGCGCCATGGAGTTATTTTTAACACCTTACGCCCTTATTGGGCGTTTTTGTTTTCCTTGCCGGAGGTTATTATGCTGTTGCCTCACATACCTTTAGACCTACAACCGCAGCAGGTGGCGGCCTGCCTGGGAGTGGGGAACAAACAACCTGTTGAGCCGCGCTGGCTGGCCCGGGTGCAGGAGATGATTAACCTGGGCAAATGCTTAATGCAGCCGGCTGCGGTAGCCGCTCACATGCAGCTGGCGCCGGACGGTGCCACCCTGTATCGCCGGGAAGCTTCATTTAACCTGCCCTGGCCAGGCTCTTATCTTGAAAATTGTAGCACGGCCAGCGTGGTAACTGTAACGGTGGGAGAAACTATCGAGAAAGAAGTGACCGGCTTGTTTAGCCAGGGCCTGGCGGCGGATGCCGTTCTGTTGGATGCTGTAGGAACGGCCGCCGTGGAGGAAGCTGCCCGGCGAGTGGTCAGACTGTTGGCCGGCCGGCAAAGAAGTAAGGGTTTATTTCCTGCCCCCCGGCTTGGTCCGGGCTACCGGGGCCTGCCAATGGATTGCCTGCCCTTGTTTTTGCAAATGTCAGGGGCAGAACAAATTGCTGTTGCCTGCAATGAATATTATCAAATGCAGCCGGCAAAGTCCCTTTGTTTTATGGTGGGGTGGTGCCCCCGGCCAACTCAAAAACAGGTAAAATGTCAGTCCTGTCAGATGACAAATTGTCGCATGCGGCAAGCCAATGCAGAAGGAGAGAGCGAACTTGTCTTTTAGGGAAAGAATTAAAAGAGAAATCTTGGTGGTTGACGGCGCAATGGGTACCCTGCTGCAGCAACTGGGGTTGCCGGCCGGGTGGTGTCCGGAGGAATGGAATCTTAGCCGTCCGGCCTCGGTGCAAGAGGTTCATAAATTATATTTGGCTGCCGGTGCCGATATTATCACCACCAATACATTTGGTGCCATCAGGTTGAAACTGGCAGATTACGGCCTGGACCACCTGGTGCGGGAGATCAACTTGGCCGCGGTAAGTTTAGCCAAGGAAGCTGCCCGGCCTTACGGAGCGATGGTGGCGGGTTCGGTGGGCCCCCTGGGCAAATTCTTGCAGCCTCTGGGCACCATGACTTTTGATGAGGCCTATGAGCAGTTTTATGAACAGTGCCGGGCCCTGGTAGAGGCAGGGGTGGATTTAATTCTTTTTGAAACCTTCGGTGATATAGGCGAGATGCGGGCGGCCCTGATTGCTGCGGCAGATGCCGGTCCGGTGCCGGTGGTGGCCAGTTTTACCTTCGACGAAACCGGCCGTACCTTTACGGGTACTGACCCGGAAACAGCGGCGGTAGTGGTGGAGAGGCTTGGAGTAGCGGCCATTGGCGTCAATTGTTCGGTGGGTCCCCGGGAACTGGTGCCGGTAGTGCAGCAGCTTACCCAAAGCACTAACCTGCCGGTGTTAGTTTCACCCAATGCCGGCATGCCGGAAATGGTGGAAGGCCGCACGGTTTTCCGGGAAACGCCGGCTACGATGGCTGAGTTTGCAGCCCGGTTTGTGGCTTTTGGCGCCTCCCTGCTGGGGGGGTGCTGCGGTACTACCCCGGAACACATTAAAGCCATTCAGCAAAGCGTTAAGGGGTTGCCCCTCAAGGAGCGCAACAGGGATTTTGGTTTGCGGGTGGCCAGCCGGGTTAAGACCGTAACTGTTCACCCGCAGGCTATGCCGGTGGCCGTAGGGGAACGCCTTAACCCCACCGGCAAAAAGGCTCTGCAGGCAGAAATAAGAGAGGGCAAGACCGAAATTACCCGCCGGGATGCCCTGGCCCAGGTGGCCGCGGGCGCTGCCATACTGGATGTCAACGTGGGGGTCGGGGGGGTAGACCAGGTGGCCGCTATGGAACGGGCTGTCCAGGCGGTTCAGGTGCTGGTGGATGCTCCCTTGTGTATTGACAGCACTGATCCGGCGGTTATTGAAAAGGCTCTCAAAATATATCATGGTAAGGCCATTATAAACTCGATTAACGGAGAAGAAAAAAGCCTGCAAACCATTTTGCCCCTGGCTAAACGATACGGGGCGGCCCTTATTGGCCTTACCCTGGACGAAGGGGGTATTCCCGCCACCGCCGAGGAACGTCTGGCGGTAGCCCGGCGGCTGGTGGAGCGGGTTGAGGCTATGGGAATACCCAGAAGCGATTTAATGATAGATTGTTTGGTGCTGACAGTCAGTGCCCAGCCCGCAGGGGTACCGGAAACTCTCAAGGCCATTAGTCTGGTAAAAAAAGAGCTTGGCCTTACCACCAGTCTGGGAGTAAGCAATGTGTCCTTTGGCTTGCCCAACCGCGGGCTGATCAATGCGGCATTTTTTGCCATGGCGCTGGCAGCGGGTCTGGATGCAGCCATATTAAATCCCCAGGAACAGCGGATGATGGAAACCCTGCGGGCTGCTGCGGTGCTCACCGGACGGGACCCCCAGGCAGCCGGTTACATTGCCCATGCACAAGAGGCGGCCGGTATTCAGGTAACCCCGCAGCCGGCGGTACAAGCTGCCGCTACTCCGCTGGAGGTTTTATACCAGGCAGTGCTGTCCGGTGATAAAGATAATATTGTAGCATATATTGAAAATGCCCTGGCAGAGGGACTAAGTCCCATGGAAATGTTGGATAAAGCATTAATTCCAGGTATTGAAGAAGTGGGACGCCGGTATGGCGCCGGGCAGTATTTCTTGCCGCAATTAATGATGGCCGGCGAAACCATGACCAAAAGTTTTGCCCGGCTGCGGCCTGAACTGGCCAAGGGCCCGTCGAAAAGGGTCGGCACAGTGATACTGGCCACCGTCAAGGGAGACATCCATGATATCGGTAAAAATATTGTATCTGTGATGCTGGCTAACCATGGCTTTGAAGTTATTGATTTGGGCAAGAACGTAGATAATGAAGATATTATTGCGGCTGCTAAACAGCACCAGGCCCAAATCATCGGGCTGAGCGCTTTGATGACTACTACCATGGTTCACATGGCAGATTTAATAAAGCGGGTTAAGGAGCAAGGTTTAAACTTTAAAGTGATGGTGGGAGGAGCGGCGGTTACCGCCCAGTATGCCCGGGAGATTGGCGCCGACGGCTATGCGGTGGATGCGGTGGAAGCCGTAAGCGTAGCGAAAGGCCTGGTCGGCTTATAAAAAAAAACGGAGTTGATTGCTTGGCGTCCCCCAAAATAATTGTTACCTTTGTACCTGGCTCGTGCAGCCTGGAAGTAACGCCCGGCTTAACCGTTCTGGAAGCTGCCCGGCTGGCCGGGGTAAACCTGCCGGCACCCTGCGGGGGCAGCGGGCGTTGCGGCAAATGTCTGGTTAAAATGACTCCCGGCCCGGACCAACAAACTCCCCAATATGTACCCGCCTGCCAAACAACAATTACCCGGTCCGTACAAATAGAATTGCCCGCTGACCCTTTAATTATTTTAGAACAGGCACAGGCTCCCCGGGAGGAATTGGCGCCGGCTGTTTATTGGAAAGACGGTGTGCTTAAGCACCGGGCTGGCCTGAAGCTGGAGGGAGCCGCCACCCGGGGACGGCTGCTTGGTTTGGCGGTTGACTTGGGTACCACCACCATGGTGGGATATTTATACGACCTGACCGGCGGGCTACGGTTGGCAACAGCCGCCGGGGTGAACGGTCAGCTGACATACGGGGCGGATGTACTTTCCCGCCTGGCCCACGCCCTGCAGGGCGAAGCGGCATACCGGCAGCTGCGGCAAGCTTTAAGCCACAGCCTGGATCAGTTGATCTTAAACTGCAGCCGGCTGGCGCAAGTGCAGTGCGGGGATATTAAAGAAATAGTTATAGTCGGCAACACGGCCATGATTCATTTATTACTGAATCTGCCGGTTCGGGGGTTGGCGGTGGCACCGTTTCAGCCGGCAGCCGGCGGCCCCTGGTATTGCCATGCCGGTGACCTGGGTTTAACAGCTGCGGCTGAGGCGGTGTGTTATTTGCCGCCTCTGATCGGCGGCTTTGTTGGTTCGGATGCTCTGGCGGCCGCCCTGGCTCAGGGTTTCGACCGACCGTCTAATGAGACCGGCATGGTGGTAGATATTGGCACTAACGGAGAGATCCTTTTGCAGAACGGCCCGTTGCTGCTGGCTGCCTCCGTGCCGGCGGGACCGGCCTTTGAAGGTGGTAATATTCAGTGCGGCATGCCGGCCACCAGGGGGGCCGTCTGCCAGGTCACCATGGATTATGACGTTCGCCTGCAAGTGATCGGGGATACTAAGCCAATAGGCTTATGCGGTTCCGGCTTGGTGGATGCGGTGGCAGAAATGCTGCGCTTGCGCCTGCTTGATAGAAGCGGCCGTCTGGTGGAAGTTAAAGAGGTGCCGCCGGTGGTTTCTTTTAAAATTAAACAAAAACTGCAGCCGGCCGGACAAAACAAGCGGTTTTTGCTGGCTGACAATGTTTTTCTGGACCAGCGCGACATTCGACAGGTTCAGCTGGCCAAGGCTGCGGTGGCGGCAGGCATTAAGGCGGTGTTGGCGGAAGCCGGTCTGACTCCCCGCCAACTGGACGTTATGTGGCTGGCCGGTGGGTTTGGCAATTATTTAAACCCGTCCAATGCGTTAAGGATTGGCCTGCTGGGTGAGCCGGAGCCGGGCCGGATTCGCCAAGTAGGCAATGCGGCCGGCGCAGGGGCATGTCAAATGCTGCTTTCTTATGCGGCCCGGGAAAAAGCGGTAAGTTTAAGTCAACGTTTTAAACACCTGGAACTGGCGGCCCGGCAAGGTTATCAAGAATTTTTTATGCAAGAATTAAACTTTCCTGCTCATGAATATGGTTCATAGCATGCCGCAAACAGCCGGGGTTTGTTTTTGGATGATGTTTCCGGGAGTGATCAGGCCGGGAATGTACACAATATGTACGGGAGGTGTTACATTAATGGCAAAAGAAAAACGGACGGTCAGGGCTCGGGAAGAACTGGAGAAAATGACATCCAGCTGTACCGAAGAATGTCCGGATGCCTGCAGCAGCCTCACTGAAGACTGCGGCAGCATCTCCAGCGATTGCCACAAGTAACACTCTTAAAGAAGAGCGGTTTTGCCGTTCTTCTTTTTAATTTAAGACAGGAAACAGCAAACAACTTAATTTGCCAGGTTTAACATTTTTCCGGTAACAAAGAAAAAACTTTGTTATAATTTAACCAGCCATATTCTATTAAAGGATCATGCTACGGGGGAATACATATGACGGTAAAACTGTTTATTAAAACCCAAACCACCCGGGGCTTAGATAAAGATATTGTCAAAGTGACCTGGGGAGCCGTAAACAATGCCGGACGTATATTTTATTCAAATTCGGAAGTTATGAGTGTGGAAGATTTTTTAAAATTTAAGGAACTGTTTGCTGCCGTGGGGTTGGATGAAGAAAAAAGAACAGATACCGGCAGGGAACGCTATTAGGGCGCAGGACGAATTTAATTAACCGTCACCAGGGGTTTGTCAACCTCAGAGATGTGTCATGCACCTTGAATTTATGAAAGTTTTCTGCTAAAGATAACTATTTTCTTACAATGTCTGCACCTTGGCAAAAGTTATTGTATAATAAAAAATAATATTCTGAAAACTAGGGGGTGGGTAGATTGTGTGCCCAGGGAACGCTTTGTGATATAAAGAAGGCGCTTCAACCGGAACTGAACAGCTTTCCCCTAGATCTTCTCTTTAATGCCATGGACATTGGTGTAATATTACTGGATGAACAGGGTAAAATATGTTATTTAAACAAAACAGTGGGTCATATGCTGGAAAGGGATACACAGCACCTTTTGGACAAGCATTTTACAGAAATTTTCAGCACCTTCTTCAGCGTTTCTGCGGAGGAATACCGAAAAACCTCTCCCATGTTTGAAGTTATGGCTCACAATGTAGAAAAAATCGGGGTAGAAAGGTATTCGGATTTAACCAAGCGATGTTACCTGACCAACTATCATCCCGTCATGTTGAATAACCTAAAATATTACCTGATAACTTTTACCGATATTACCAAACGAAAAAAATTAGAAGAAGAAATTATTAAAATGGGGCAGGAGTTGGATGCTGCCTTTGCCTTGACACTGCCTAATTCCAAAGTGGAATACAAATTAAAAAATACGCCAGAATATGTAGATACTTATAACCCGGATCAAGGAGAGATTACCATAACCGAAATTATTCAGGACGGTGGCTACCGACATGTGGTTAATGCCTTAAAGATTGCGGGAGATTTGCATCGGGAAGGTGCCATGAGCATATTAGGTATTGATAAAGATTTGCTGGTACAGACCTTAATTTTTCACGATATTGGCAAATCCCAGCCGGATCTTGCTGTGGGCCAGCGGGTAATTGCAGCGGAAGTGTTTGAAGACAGCAAGCTTCATGCCGGGCGGAGTGCTGAAATTGCCCAACACATCTACCAAAAGCCGCCGGATATGTGCACGCTGATCCGTTACCACCATCATGCCGAGGATGAGCTGCCAGCTTCCTTTCCCAGGTATTTGCTGCCCATGTTAAGGATGGTAAAATTAATTGATGGCCTTTCGGCGGCCCTGACCAGACGCAAGGCCCAAATAAAGCTGACTGTGCATAAGGAGTTAATTATTGTTGAAGAAAAAAACCATCACCCGGCATACAATAATAAGCGTTCTCTTAATCTTTTTACCGGCCAGGTAAAATACTGCCATAATTCCCCGGACGGTAATAAAAAATATCGATCGAGGGCATAATTTGCGATATTGGCAGGAAAAATAAGGCTGTTAAATTAAACGGAGGTGTAACCATGAAAGCAGTGGTAGATCAAGATCTATGTATCAGCTGTGGTGCCTGCATTGATGTATGTCCCGAGGTTTTTGATTGGAATGATGAGGAAAAGGCCCACGCCATTGTGGATGAGGTACCGGAGGGACAGGAAGATCAAGCCAGAGAAGCAGCCGATGGCTGCCCCACGGAAGCCATTAAAATCAGCTAACAACCGTCCGGCCGCCCTGGTGGCGGCCGTCTGACTGCTGACAAGCTACGATAAATTTTAACGGTGTTTTATGATCCCCTTTTGTGCCGGTCTGCACACCGACAGCACGTTAATTCGCTACGGTCGCCACCGGTTGCCTCAAACGGCCCGCCGCTGATCAAGTGCTGTGGCTGGCAGGGGAACATAAAACCCCCTCGTCATAGTTATTCAACCTTTGTAAGTATGGGGCGGTGTTTCACCGCTTTTTCTTTTTGGGGGGCAGGTGAAAGAACAAGTTATGGCGAATAAACTGGGATGCATACACTTGCTTATTTCGGGGGAAGATATACATTTGCAGGGGTGAAACCGGTTGTCTAAAATAAAAATATTGCATGTGGTAAGACCCGCTGCAGGGGGTATGAAAAACCACCTGATCAATCTGGTAAAATACGCAGATAAAAAAAGGTTTGATATGACAGTGGCCTGCCCGCCCAATACCGTCTTATGGGACGAGCTGGTTGCCCGGGGAATTAAAACCATACCCATCCCGCTGGTGGGAGAACTTTCACCAACCAGGGATTATGCAGCGGTTCGCAGTTTAGTTAAATATTTGCATCAATCCGGCACCACCGTTCTACATGCCCATAGTTCCAAAGGAGCACTGGTGGGTCGTTTGGCGGCTCTGTTGGCCGGTACGCCGGTAATTGTTTTTACGGCTCATAACAGTATTTTTTATGAGGCATGGCCGGCCTGGAAGAAAAAATTATTTGCGCGGGTGGAGCGGTTGCTGGCCAGGTTTACCGATAAAATTATTACCGTTTCGGATGCCTTAAAACAGGAGCTAATGGAAATGGAGGGCCTGCCTGCCAAACAAATAACCACCATTTATAACGGCATTGAGACTGACCGGTTTAATACCAAGGTGGATGTAAAAACGGTGCGGCGCCGGCTCAATATTCCGGAATTGGGGCAACTGGTGGGTACCGTTGCCCGTCTGGCACCCCAAAAGGGCGTCAGCTATTTTTTGAAAGCAGCCTCTCTGTTAAAAGATTATCAAGTGAATTTTCTGGTGGTAGGTGACGGCCCCCTGGCCGATGAGTTAAAACAGGAGGCTTGCGAGCTGGGATTACAGGGAAGGGTTATTTTTGCCGGGCAGCGGGATGATATTGCAGAAATCATGGCGTTACTGGACATTTTTGTACTGCCTTCGGTTACCGAGGGCCTACCCTTAACAATTTTGGAAGCCATGGCTGCCGGCAAGCCGGTGGTTGCAACCCGGGTTGGCGGGGTACCGGAAGCCATTGTGGAAGGGAAAACCGGACTGCTGGTGGCGCCGAAGGATCCGGAAGCGCTGGCAGTGGCTCTGGCAGAACTGATTGGAGAAAGGGATCGCTTGCAGAGGCTGGGCAATAACGGACAGAAATACGTGCAAGAAAAGTTTACCGTGCAAAACATGGTAGAAAAAACCATGACCTTATATTATGAGTTATTAGCAGATAAGAAGCTCATTTGATTTGCTGACAGACTTGGAGGGATATGTAGTTGGCTGGTTCACTCTGGCACAGAGCTGCCGGTTTTTTAACTTTTCTTATACTCAGCCTGGTGTGCCTGGTGCAGGCCGCCGGAGCGGCGGACACCGCCCGGGCAGAGCGGGTTGTTATGGTGATTATTGATAAATTAACCGTGGATGATTTTGCCGATAATTACTTGCCTGAAATAAAGTCCCTGGCTACCGGCGGCTCGGTAGGGTTATTAAACAATAATACCGGTGCCGGTATTTATTCAGAACATACCTATGCGACGATTGGCGGGGGAGCCCACTTAATCGGTGTGGGAGAAGCAAATAACGGTTTTAATGCCTCTGAACATGTAGCAGATACTACGGCAGCCAATGAATATTTTCGGCGTACGGGCTGGCAGGCGCCGCCCCAGGCGGTTGTCCAGCTGGCTGTGGGTAAGCTGATGCGTACCAATAATAACCTGCCTTATCCTGCTGTACCAGGCGCTTTGGGGCAGGCTTTGCATACGGCAGGCCTTAAAACGGCGGTGCTTGGCAATGCCGATACCCCGGGGGTTACCCGGCGGTTGGCCACTGCCATTTCTATGGACAGCCAAGGGTTAACTGATATGGGTTGCGTTGATGAAACTATTTTGCTGCCATATCCTACCGGCCTGGGGTTCTACCGTACTAATTTTGCCGAGGTGCTTAAAAAATTTAATGAATACCGGAACAAAGGGGCTTCCCTGATAGTGATCGAAACCGGTGACAGCACCCGGCTTTACGAAGAAAAGGACAAAGCCACGGATTTTGCTTATGGCAGACAAAGAGCAGAAGTGCTGGCCGGCATTGATCGGTTTGTGGGCAAATTAGCCGGGCAAATGGATTTCACCAGAGAGGTTTTGCTGGTTATTACCCCTACGCCCACGGCTGAAGCCGTCAAGGAAAATAAAAATCTCACCCCCGTTATCGCCGTCGGGCCCGGTTTGCCGGCGGGCAGTTTGTTAACCTCAGGCACCACCAAACGGGACGGCATTATTATGAATACTGACATCGCTCCTACCGTTTTGAAGTATTTGGGTCTGCCGCCGGCAGTGGGCATGTCGGGCAGGCCGCTGCTGGCTTCCGGCTTGCAATTGAAGGAAAATGGATTGGACTATTTAATTGACCTGAACCGGCAGCTGGTGACCACATACCAGGCCAGGCCGCCGCTGCAGTCAGCCTATGTTTTGGTACAGTTGTTTGTGCTGTTTACAGCATTGTACGGTATTTTCTTTAAACGCCATATAGCAGAGTTGAT from Desulforamulus hydrothermalis Lam5 = DSM 18033 includes the following:
- a CDS encoding aminoacetone oxidase family FAD-binding enzyme, producing the protein MQENGVIVIGGGPAGMMAAARAAALGVQVCLLEKNDCLGKKMLITGGGRCNLTNDTDIQTVIANIPGNGKFVYSALHRFTPQDLRHFLLKLGVPTKVEDQGRVFPVSDRAGQVVQALEQYLRQQGVTVRYKSQVDGLLVKDRRCLGVQAGSHTFRAGAVVLATGGMSYPHTGSTGEGYAMARRWGHNITELFPAAVAVTCNDAWITERQVQGVSLSGVKIVLS
- a CDS encoding aminoacetone oxidase family FAD-binding enzyme — protein: MLKLGVPTKVEDQGRVFPVSDRAGQVVQALEQYLRQQGVTVRYKSQVDGLLVKDRRCLGVQAGSHTFRAGAVVLATGGMSYPHTGSTGEGYAMARRWGHNITELFPAAVAVTCNDAWITERQVQGVSLSGVKIVLYNSGGKVMAAEQGDVIFTHWGLSGPAALRLGRAVALAQQRQPGVMLKGEMDILPDQSPDLLAKRLLQRVQEGDRRSLKNLLADWLPERLARVLVKLADISPDATWGQVDKGACQRLLALVKKLPLQITGTRPLAEATVTGGGINIKEIDPRTMGSRLIKGLFLAGEVLDVDAHTGGYNMQVAFSTGYVAGESAAACCKETLDERNTFM
- a CDS encoding Vitamin B12 dependent methionine synthase,activation region codes for the protein MLLPHIPLDLQPQQVAACLGVGNKQPVEPRWLARVQEMINLGKCLMQPAAVAAHMQLAPDGATLYRREASFNLPWPGSYLENCSTASVVTVTVGETIEKEVTGLFSQGLAADAVLLDAVGTAAVEEAARRVVRLLAGRQRSKGLFPAPRLGPGYRGLPMDCLPLFLQMSGAEQIAVACNEYYQMQPAKSLCFMVGWCPRPTQKQVKCQSCQMTNCRMRQANAEGESELVF
- a CDS encoding homocysteine S-methyltransferase family protein, with translation MSFRERIKREILVVDGAMGTLLQQLGLPAGWCPEEWNLSRPASVQEVHKLYLAAGADIITTNTFGAIRLKLADYGLDHLVREINLAAVSLAKEAARPYGAMVAGSVGPLGKFLQPLGTMTFDEAYEQFYEQCRALVEAGVDLILFETFGDIGEMRAALIAAADAGPVPVVASFTFDETGRTFTGTDPETAAVVVERLGVAAIGVNCSVGPRELVPVVQQLTQSTNLPVLVSPNAGMPEMVEGRTVFRETPATMAEFAARFVAFGASLLGGCCGTTPEHIKAIQQSVKGLPLKERNRDFGLRVASRVKTVTVHPQAMPVAVGERLNPTGKKALQAEIREGKTEITRRDALAQVAAGAAILDVNVGVGGVDQVAAMERAVQAVQVLVDAPLCIDSTDPAVIEKALKIYHGKAIINSINGEEKSLQTILPLAKRYGAALIGLTLDEGGIPATAEERLAVARRLVERVEAMGIPRSDLMIDCLVLTVSAQPAGVPETLKAISLVKKELGLTTSLGVSNVSFGLPNRGLINAAFFAMALAAGLDAAILNPQEQRMMETLRAAAVLTGRDPQAAGYIAHAQEAAGIQVTPQPAVQAAATPLEVLYQAVLSGDKDNIVAYIENALAEGLSPMEMLDKALIPGIEEVGRRYGAGQYFLPQLMMAGETMTKSFARLRPELAKGPSKRVGTVILATVKGDIHDIGKNIVSVMLANHGFEVIDLGKNVDNEDIIAAAKQHQAQIIGLSALMTTTMVHMADLIKRVKEQGLNFKVMVGGAAVTAQYAREIGADGYAVDAVEAVSVAKGLVGL
- a CDS encoding ASKHA domain-containing protein: MASPKIIVTFVPGSCSLEVTPGLTVLEAARLAGVNLPAPCGGSGRCGKCLVKMTPGPDQQTPQYVPACQTTITRSVQIELPADPLIILEQAQAPREELAPAVYWKDGVLKHRAGLKLEGAATRGRLLGLAVDLGTTTMVGYLYDLTGGLRLATAAGVNGQLTYGADVLSRLAHALQGEAAYRQLRQALSHSLDQLILNCSRLAQVQCGDIKEIVIVGNTAMIHLLLNLPVRGLAVAPFQPAAGGPWYCHAGDLGLTAAAEAVCYLPPLIGGFVGSDALAAALAQGFDRPSNETGMVVDIGTNGEILLQNGPLLLAASVPAGPAFEGGNIQCGMPATRGAVCQVTMDYDVRLQVIGDTKPIGLCGSGLVDAVAEMLRLRLLDRSGRLVEVKEVPPVVSFKIKQKLQPAGQNKRFLLADNVFLDQRDIRQVQLAKAAVAAGIKAVLAEAGLTPRQLDVMWLAGGFGNYLNPSNALRIGLLGEPEPGRIRQVGNAAGAGACQMLLSYAAREKAVSLSQRFKHLELAARQGYQEFFMQELNFPAHEYGS
- a CDS encoding HD domain-containing protein, with the translated sequence MCAQGTLCDIKKALQPELNSFPLDLLFNAMDIGVILLDEQGKICYLNKTVGHMLERDTQHLLDKHFTEIFSTFFSVSAEEYRKTSPMFEVMAHNVEKIGVERYSDLTKRCYLTNYHPVMLNNLKYYLITFTDITKRKKLEEEIIKMGQELDAAFALTLPNSKVEYKLKNTPEYVDTYNPDQGEITITEIIQDGGYRHVVNALKIAGDLHREGAMSILGIDKDLLVQTLIFHDIGKSQPDLAVGQRVIAAEVFEDSKLHAGRSAEIAQHIYQKPPDMCTLIRYHHHAEDELPASFPRYLLPMLRMVKLIDGLSAALTRRKAQIKLTVHKELIIVEEKNHHPAYNNKRSLNLFTGQVKYCHNSPDGNKKYRSRA
- a CDS encoding ferredoxin, which produces MKAVVDQDLCISCGACIDVCPEVFDWNDEEKAHAIVDEVPEGQEDQAREAADGCPTEAIKIS
- a CDS encoding glycosyltransferase family 4 protein, with translation MSKIKILHVVRPAAGGMKNHLINLVKYADKKRFDMTVACPPNTVLWDELVARGIKTIPIPLVGELSPTRDYAAVRSLVKYLHQSGTTVLHAHSSKGALVGRLAALLAGTPVIVFTAHNSIFYEAWPAWKKKLFARVERLLARFTDKIITVSDALKQELMEMEGLPAKQITTIYNGIETDRFNTKVDVKTVRRRLNIPELGQLVGTVARLAPQKGVSYFLKAASLLKDYQVNFLVVGDGPLADELKQEACELGLQGRVIFAGQRDDIAEIMALLDIFVLPSVTEGLPLTILEAMAAGKPVVATRVGGVPEAIVEGKTGLLVAPKDPEALAVALAELIGERDRLQRLGNNGQKYVQEKFTVQNMVEKTMTLYYELLADKKLI